CAGAAGTCCAGAAGCGCTACGACGCCGCGAAGTAACCCTGGAGTGGGTGACCCCCGGTTGCGGCCGGGGGTTTGTCGTTGGCCGGGTCAATCCACGCGGGTGACGTGCGCGATCACCGGGCCGTCGGCCTTCAGGGTCACGCTGGGGCTCAGGCCCGTGGGGCCGCCGTCCGGCACGTCGAAGCTCAGGTCGCGCAGCAGCAGCGCCGACATCAGCGTGGCTTCCAGCAGCGCGAGATGGTTGCCGATACACATGCGGGCCCCCGCCCCGAAGGGCATGAAGGCGTCGGGCGTGCGGGTGCCGTTCAGCCAGCGTTCCGGGTCGAAGTTGTCCGGACGCCGCCAGGCCAGCGGACTGCGCTGCATCAGGAAGATGTTGACCGAGACGCTGGCGCCCGCAGGCAGGGAATAGCCGGCCACCGTGACCGGCTCCGTCGCCTGACGCGGCACGATCCACGCGGGCGGATACAGGCGCAGCGCTTCCTGAATGCAGGCGTTCAGATAGGGGAGGGCCGGGGCATCCGCCGCGTCCGGGTCGCGCCCGCCCAGCACGGCGCGCACCTCGGCCCGTGCCCGCTCCTGCACGTCCGGGTGGCGGGCGAACTCCAGCAGCAGAAAGGTCAGCAGGGTCGCGGTCGTCTCGTGGCCTGCCAGGAACAGGGTCATGACCTCGTCGCGGATCTCACGGTCGTTCAGGCCGCCCTGGCCGTCCTCGTCGCGGGCCGAGAGCAGCAGGCCCAGCAGGTCGTGTCCGGGCTCCGGGGCCGCGCGGCGCTGCGCGATGATGCGGGCCACGATCCGGTCGAGCGCTGCGCCGGATGCCTGGGCCCGGCGGTTCGCGGGCGTGGGCCACTCGGTCGGGACATCTATGAATGCCCTCACGCGCTGCGTGGTGCGGTCCAGCAGCGGGGGGAGTTCGCGTTCCACCACCGCGAGCTCGGCGTCGCTCAGACCCGTGCCGAACAGGACGGCCGCGATGGCGCGCAGGGTCACACGCAGCATCTCGCCCCCGACCTCAACCGGCTGACCGCGGTCGGCGGACTGGTGCAGGCGCCCGATCGTGGGCTGTGTGGCCTCCACGATGGAGCTTGCCATGCCACTCAGGGCAGAGCGGTGAAACGCGGGCTGCATCAGGCGGCGGTGCGTGCGCCACTCCTGCCCCTCGGCGGTCAACAGGCCGGAGCCCAGGAAGTCCTGCATCTTCTGGATGCCACGGCCCTTGCGGAACGAGCTGGCCTTTTCGACGAGTACCTCGCGGGCGGCGGCCGGGTCGCAGACCATCAGCACGTCGCGTGGCCCGATCCGCAGGGTCAGCACGTCGCCGTACGCGGTGCGCAGGTGCCGCATGTAGCCCAGGGGATCGGCGCGCAGGGCGCTCGCCTGCCCCAGCGGCGAGCGGGTGCGCGGGCCGGGAGGCCGGGCAGGCGGAGTGGGACGCATGATCAGCATGGTGCACTCTGGTAACCCTCAGCACAACCTAACGACCGTTTGTTAGACTCCTGGGAACAATGACCCAGCCCGACTCCAGCACCGCCCCGGTGCCCGTCTCTCCATCCGCCTGGTCGGCCGCCCTGGCCCGCCTCGCCGCCGACCGGGCTGCCGTCCATGCTGGCGGCGGATCCAGAGCGCAGCAGCGCCAGCACGACAAGAACCGCCTGACCGCCCGCGAACGCATCCGGCAGCTCATCGACGACGGCACGCCCTTCGACGAACTGATGACCTTCGCCGGCTGGGAGATGTACCAGGACGTCGGCGGGTGCCCGTCGGGCGGCACCATCACCGGCATCGGCCAGATCGGAGGTCGCCCGTGGATGGTGATCGCCAACGACGCCACCGTGAAGGCCGGGGCGTTCTTCCCGATCACCGCCAAGAAGGTGATCCGGGCGCAGACCATCGCCCTGGAGAATCACCTGCCGGTGGTGTACCTCGTTGACAGCGCGGGCGTGTACCTGCCCATGCAGGACGAGATTTTCCCCGACCAAGACGACTTCGGCCGCGTCTTTTACCTCAACGCCCGCATGAGCGCCAGAGGGATTCCCCAGATCGCCGCGATCATGGGTAACTGCGTCGCAGGCGGCGCGTATCTGCCCGTCATGTGCGACACGCTGATCATGACCGAGGGCTCGGGTCTGTACCTCGCCGGCCCCGCCCTGGTGAGGGCCGCCATCGGACAGGTCGTGGACTCGGAAGACCTGGGGGGAGCGGGGATGCACGCCAGCATCGCCGGCACCGTCGACTACCGGGAACCGGACGACGAGCACGCCCTGCGCCGTCTTCGCGCGCTGGCTGACCTGTACGCGCAGGGCGACCTCGCGCCCTTCGCGCGCCGCCGCAAAGCCGCCGAGTCCGCCCCGGAACGCGACCTGACCGATCTCGTGGGCTTCTACGGCAGCCAGACCTACGACGCGCGCGACCTCATCACCGCGCTGGTCGACGGTGGAGAATTCCACGAGTTCAAACCCGAGTACGGCGAGACCATCGTCTGTGGCTTTGCCCGCGTGGGCGGCTATCCGGTGGCCTTCGTCGCCAACCAGCGCACCGTCATCCGCAAGAAACTCAAGGCGGGCGGCGAACCCGGCCTGCGCACCCGCATCGAGGTCGGCGGCGTCATCTACGGCGACAGCGCCGACAAGGCCGCCCGATTCATCATGGACGCCAACCAGGCGGGCGTGCCGCTGGTGTTCCTGAGCGACGTGACCGGCTTTATGGTCGGCCGCGACAGCGAACAGGAGGGCATCATCCGGCGCGGCGCGAAACTCGTGAATGCTGTGTCCAACAGCGTCGTGCCCAAGATCACGATCATCACCGGCGGCAGTTTCGGGGCCGGGAATTACGCCATGAACGGCAAGGCCTACGCCCCACGCTTCCTGTTCGCGTGGCCCAGCGCCAAGTACGCCGTCATGAGCGGCAACGCCGCCGCCAAGACCCTGCTCGACATCCAGCTCGCCGCCCTGAAACGCAGCGGAACCGAGCCCGACGACGAGGATCTCCTGCGCCTCTACGACGAGGTGAAGGCCAAGTACGACACCGAACTCGACCCCCGCTACGCGGCCGCCCGCCTGTGGGTGGACGAGATCATCGAACCGAACGACACCCGCGCGCGCCTGATCCGTGCCCTCGACGCCTGCGCCCAGAACCCGACCCAGGAGGAGTTCCGGGTCGGCGTCTTTCAGGTGTGAGGCCGTCCAGGCACCCGACCGTCTGACCTACCGCACCCCCGTTCGCCCTCCCGTCGGCCCGTTCGACGAATTGACATTTCCCAGGAGTTTCCATGACCAGCACCCTGAACCGCCCCGACGCCAGCAATCCCAATACGCAGCCCATGAACGACGACCAGCGCACGATCATCAGCGCCCTGAAGAGCTTCCTGAAGAACAAGGTGGAGCCCGGCGCCGCCGAACGTGACCAGACCAGCGAATTTCCCATGCAGATCGTCCGGGAACTGGGCGAGATGGGCATCATGGGCGCGCAGACGCCCGAGGAATACGGCGGCTCGGGCCTGGACACCGCGACCTTCGCCCTGATCATCGAGGAGGTGGCAGCGGTGGACGGCAGCCTGTGCCTGACGGTCGCCAGCCACAACAGCCTGTGCCAGGGCCACATCCTGATCGGCGGCACCGAGGAGCAGAAGCGGAAGTTCCTGCCGGATCTCGCCAGCGCGAAGAAACTCGGTGCGTGGGGCCTCACGGAACCCGGCAGCGGCAGCGACAGCGGCGGCATGCAGTCCCGCGCCGCCCAGCAGGCGGACGGCAGCTGGGTGCTGAACGGCAGCAAGAACTTCATCACCCAGGGCAGCGTGGGCGGCACCTACGTCGTCCTGGCCCGCACCGACCCCGCCCGCGACGGAAAGGGCAAGAACGACGGCATCAGCGCCTTCGTGTTCAACCGCGACGAGGTGCAGGGCTTCTCGATTGGCCGCAAGGAAGACAAGCTCGGCCTGCGCAGCAGCGACACCGCGCAACTGATCTTCGAGGACATCCACCTGCCCGCTGATGCCCTGCTCGGCGAGCGTGGCAACGCCTTCAAGGACGTCATGAAGGTGCTCGACGGTGGCCGCGTCGGCATCGCCGCCATGGGCCTCGGCCTGGGCCGCGCCGCCTTCGAGTACGCCACCCGCTACACCCTGGAACGCCAGCAGTTCGGCAAGCCCATCGCCCACAACCAAGACATCAGCTTCCGCCTCGCGGACATGGACATGAAGCTGGAAGCTGCGCGGCTGCTGATCCGCAAGGCCGCCGACCTCAAGGACGCCGGCATGCCCTTCACCGTGCCCGTCGCCCGCGCCAAGCTGTACGCCACCACGGTGGGCGTCGAAGCCTGCGACGAGGCCATCCAGATGCTCGGTGGCTACGGCTACATCAAGGAATACCCCGTGGAACGCTACTGGCGCGACAACCGCCTGACACGGATCGGCGAGGGCACCGACGAGGTGCAGCGCCTCGTGATCAGCCGGGATGTGCTCAGGCGCTTCGCGGACTGAGCGAGGGTAGTCCTAACTTCCTGGGCTGTTCCGACCTGCTGCGGAGGTCATCCACGCCTTCATGCGCGGGTGACCTCCGCAGCGGAGACTGAGGTGTGAGTCTCAAGTTCGTGGTGTTGGCGCTGATGCTTCTGGGAAGCGGCCTCGCCCGTGCGGCGTCGGCCCCGGTCATCGATGACCGCTATCTCATCCACTTCAGCGCGGAGCGGACGCGCCTGACCCTGGCGTATATCCGGCAGCACTATGACCCGCAGGCCACGTCGATCCGCATCAAGCCCGTCATGGTCGTGATTCACTGGACGGCCTCGCCTACGCTGGCGGCGGCGCTCGCGGAACTCACGCCCGACACGCTCATGGGCCGGGCGGACATCCGCAGCGGTGGGGCGCTGAACGTGGGCGCGCACTACCTGGTGGATCGGGACGGCACCATCTACCGCCTGATTGATGACACGCTGCTGGCGCGGCATGTGATCGGTCTGAACCGCTCCGCCATCGGCATTGAAAACGTGGGTTCGAACAACCTGACCGCCGCGCAACTCCGGGCGGATGCGCGGCTGGTCGCGTCTCTGAACGGCGAGTACGCCCTAGAGTATCTGATCGGGCATTTCGAGTACGGCCGCTTCAAAGGATCGGCCCTGTGGGAGGAAAAGCAGGCGGGGTACTTCACGCGCAAGACCGATCCGGGGGCGGCGTTCATGGCGGCCCTGCGGGCGAACCTCGCCGGGCAGGGGGTCATGCTGAAATCAACCCCGTGAGCGCTGGGGTATCGTTGCCGCAGGATGGGAAGCCGCCTGGACGCCCTGGTGCTGGACGTATGCGGATCGGACGATCACCCGCTCGCGGTTCGCCTGCGCGCGTGGCTGGCGGGGTCGCGGGCGTTTGGGCCGTTCGTGGAGGCGAACCTGAGCAAGGTGCGCCGCAAAGTCCGGCAGGCCAGTGGAATGGAGGAGCTGGCCGATGTGGCCGCCGAACTCGCCGTGGCCGCGTGGCTGCTGCGCGAACGGCGCTGGACGCTGGAGTACGAACCGCTCGCGGCGACAGGCGGGCGCGGGCCGGATTTCCGGGTGGCCGCGCCGGACGGCACGGGGGCGTTCTACGTGGAGGTCGCCCGCCTGCGCCCGGCCAGAGAGGGTATTGGAAGTCCATTGCCGGTGCGGCTGGCGCGGGTGCTGGCCGACAAGGTGGGCCAGCTGCCCGCCGGAGCAGTTAACGTTCTGGCGGTCGCCCTACCGGCTGGTGAGGCGGGTCGGGATCTGTTGACGGGCGCGCTGCACCTGCTCGACGAGGCGGCGGCGGGATTGCAGCCAGGCCTCGATGGGCGGGCCTTCGCGCGGGGGCGCTTCCGTCTGGGTGCTGTGCTCCTGGCGCACCTGGAGGGCGAGCCGCAGACGGAACTCGCTGCGCTGCCCGGGGCGCGGCATCCAATCCCTACAGAACTCGCACGACGGGTTCGGGCCCTGCCCTGAATTAATCCAGTGCCCGCCGCAAAAAGTCCCGCACGACGCTCAGGAACTCGTCTGGCTGCTCCACGAAGGGCATATGACCGCTGTGTTCGAACACGTGGACTTCGCCGGCGGGTGCGCGGCCGGCCACGAGTTCGCTCGCTTCGGGTGGGCACGTGCGGTCGTGCCGTCCGGCGAGCGCCAGCAGCGGCTGGGTGACCGCGCCCAGGCGATCCTCGACCTCGATCCCGCCGTATCCGGCCACGCTGAACTGGCGCAGCACGTCCGGAGCGTAACGCGGGTGCATGGCCTCCACGTGGGCCTCGTACTCCGCAATCCGGGGGTCGAGGGGATCACCGAAGTGCCAGGGCATCTGTTCGTGCATCAGGCGGGCGAAGTCCGCTTCCGTACGGACATTCGCCTCATCGGCCCAGGAGGCGCGCACCTGTTCGCGCAGCGCCAGCGGCTCGAAGGTCTCCAGTTTCGTGGGAATGCTCTCCAGCCAGCGGGCCGAGCCCACACCGCAGCACGCGATCGTGGCTGCCGCCGCGCCGGGGAAATCGGCGGCGTGTTGCAGGGCGACGAAGGCCCCGTACGAATGGCCGAGCAACGCGTACCTCCCGGCGTTCAGGGCCCGGGCCACGCTGGACACATCCGCCGCCATCTGAGCGAGCGTCCACGTGGCCTGCGGCACGTCCCGGTCGCTCTGTCCCTGGGCGCGCTGGTCGAGGATCACGAGTTGCACCGTGTCCGCCAAGCCATCCAGGTACGTGCCGAACTCCGTGTGATCCAGGCCAGGGCCACCGTGCAGCACGATCAGCGGCGGCCGGGAGGCGTCGCCCACGATGCGGGCGTACAGGCGGGTGTCGGGAAGATCCAGCAGCCGGAATTCGGTGGAGGGCATGGGCGCAGGCTACTGCCCCTTGCGGTCAGCGGTACGCCCCGATCCGCTCCACCAGCAGCGCGAAGAAGCCGTCGGCATCCACCTGGGTCATCACGTCGGCGTTCGGGGCGTGTCCGGTCACGTTCCACACGTCTGCCACGGTGCGGCCCGCGCTGGGGCCGTCCGTCAGGTCGATCTCGACGTGCATGGGCCGGGTCTCGAACAGCTCGGGGCGCAGCAGCCACGCCACGGTCAGCGGATCGTGTAGCGCGCCGCCGTCCCAGCCGTAGCGTTCCAGGTGGTGATCGGCGAAGAAGGCCAGCAGGTCTGCCACGAAGGCGCCGACCGGCGTGCCCAGATCGCGGAACGCCTGGACGCGTGCCGGGTTCGCGATGGCCTGATGGCTGGCGTTCAGGCCGATCATGGTGAGGGGCACGCCGCTGGTAAAGACGATGTGCGCCGCGTGCGGGTCGGCCAGGGCGTTGAACTCGGCGGCGGGCGTCCAGTTGCCCGTGTCGGTGCTCCCGCCCATCCACACGATCCGCGCGATCTTCCCGGCGATGTCCGGCGCGAGCCG
The Deinococcus sp. KSM4-11 DNA segment above includes these coding regions:
- a CDS encoding cytochrome P450, whose amino-acid sequence is MRPTPPARPPGPRTRSPLGQASALRADPLGYMRHLRTAYGDVLTLRIGPRDVLMVCDPAAAREVLVEKASSFRKGRGIQKMQDFLGSGLLTAEGQEWRTHRRLMQPAFHRSALSGMASSIVEATQPTIGRLHQSADRGQPVEVGGEMLRVTLRAIAAVLFGTGLSDAELAVVERELPPLLDRTTQRVRAFIDVPTEWPTPANRRAQASGAALDRIVARIIAQRRAAPEPGHDLLGLLLSARDEDGQGGLNDREIRDEVMTLFLAGHETTATLLTFLLLEFARHPDVQERARAEVRAVLGGRDPDAADAPALPYLNACIQEALRLYPPAWIVPRQATEPVTVAGYSLPAGASVSVNIFLMQRSPLAWRRPDNFDPERWLNGTRTPDAFMPFGAGARMCIGNHLALLEATLMSALLLRDLSFDVPDGGPTGLSPSVTLKADGPVIAHVTRVD
- a CDS encoding acyl-CoA carboxylase subunit beta, whose amino-acid sequence is MTQPDSSTAPVPVSPSAWSAALARLAADRAAVHAGGGSRAQQRQHDKNRLTARERIRQLIDDGTPFDELMTFAGWEMYQDVGGCPSGGTITGIGQIGGRPWMVIANDATVKAGAFFPITAKKVIRAQTIALENHLPVVYLVDSAGVYLPMQDEIFPDQDDFGRVFYLNARMSARGIPQIAAIMGNCVAGGAYLPVMCDTLIMTEGSGLYLAGPALVRAAIGQVVDSEDLGGAGMHASIAGTVDYREPDDEHALRRLRALADLYAQGDLAPFARRRKAAESAPERDLTDLVGFYGSQTYDARDLITALVDGGEFHEFKPEYGETIVCGFARVGGYPVAFVANQRTVIRKKLKAGGEPGLRTRIEVGGVIYGDSADKAARFIMDANQAGVPLVFLSDVTGFMVGRDSEQEGIIRRGAKLVNAVSNSVVPKITIITGGSFGAGNYAMNGKAYAPRFLFAWPSAKYAVMSGNAAAKTLLDIQLAALKRSGTEPDDEDLLRLYDEVKAKYDTELDPRYAAARLWVDEIIEPNDTRARLIRALDACAQNPTQEEFRVGVFQV
- a CDS encoding acyl-CoA dehydrogenase family protein, giving the protein MTSTLNRPDASNPNTQPMNDDQRTIISALKSFLKNKVEPGAAERDQTSEFPMQIVRELGEMGIMGAQTPEEYGGSGLDTATFALIIEEVAAVDGSLCLTVASHNSLCQGHILIGGTEEQKRKFLPDLASAKKLGAWGLTEPGSGSDSGGMQSRAAQQADGSWVLNGSKNFITQGSVGGTYVVLARTDPARDGKGKNDGISAFVFNRDEVQGFSIGRKEDKLGLRSSDTAQLIFEDIHLPADALLGERGNAFKDVMKVLDGGRVGIAAMGLGLGRAAFEYATRYTLERQQFGKPIAHNQDISFRLADMDMKLEAARLLIRKAADLKDAGMPFTVPVARAKLYATTVGVEACDEAIQMLGGYGYIKEYPVERYWRDNRLTRIGEGTDEVQRLVISRDVLRRFAD
- a CDS encoding N-acetylmuramoyl-L-alanine amidase, which produces MSLKFVVLALMLLGSGLARAASAPVIDDRYLIHFSAERTRLTLAYIRQHYDPQATSIRIKPVMVVIHWTASPTLAAALAELTPDTLMGRADIRSGGALNVGAHYLVDRDGTIYRLIDDTLLARHVIGLNRSAIGIENVGSNNLTAAQLRADARLVASLNGEYALEYLIGHFEYGRFKGSALWEEKQAGYFTRKTDPGAAFMAALRANLAGQGVMLKSTP
- a CDS encoding alpha/beta fold hydrolase — its product is MPSTEFRLLDLPDTRLYARIVGDASRPPLIVLHGGPGLDHTEFGTYLDGLADTVQLVILDQRAQGQSDRDVPQATWTLAQMAADVSSVARALNAGRYALLGHSYGAFVALQHAADFPGAAAATIACCGVGSARWLESIPTKLETFEPLALREQVRASWADEANVRTEADFARLMHEQMPWHFGDPLDPRIAEYEAHVEAMHPRYAPDVLRQFSVAGYGGIEVEDRLGAVTQPLLALAGRHDRTCPPEASELVAGRAPAGEVHVFEHSGHMPFVEQPDEFLSVVRDFLRRALD
- a CDS encoding nucleoside hydrolase, yielding MPHPDAPLPVILDGDPGHDDVVNFLLALASPELQVLGITSVFGNVGLDRTTQNALITRELSRKDVPVYAGADRPLVQARISAEAVHGASGMDGPHLPAPTRGTEDGHAVEFIIRTVRTHPQPVTLVPTGPLTNIALALRLAPDIAGKIARIVWMGGSTDTGNWTPAAEFNALADPHAAHIVFTSGVPLTMIGLNASHQAIANPARVQAFRDLGTPVGAFVADLLAFFADHHLERYGWDGGALHDPLTVAWLLRPELFETRPMHVEIDLTDGPSAGRTVADVWNVTGHAPNADVMTQVDADGFFALLVERIGAYR